From the genome of Malus domestica chromosome 04, GDT2T_hap1, one region includes:
- the LOC139195048 gene encoding uncharacterized protein has product MVSGGDLTVDNLLEQNRLYSTEVVALFETKNNSRKYRYLKRRLGMSCMYAIEPRGIAGGMCVFWRDANDLVLVKYGDFFIEVLIEDGVRHFKWRSVVVYACTDERKRTQQFEVLLTRLAGYTEPCLLMGDFNDLLLDSEKDRENDRSVASMRAFRNFVAYASLLDLGFEGYSYTWRNIQEEGFIQERLDCALATHDWVQSYQQAIVKHMELEGSDHVMLVLSTEVNQPRHLMHNLRKVKHRLVTWQKNEGHNEQKEICRLKEVLRVAYQQSVFDGNWILGLEEELTRAFRREEIVWRTKS; this is encoded by the exons ATGGTATCGGGGGGGGACCTGACAGTTGACAatcttttggagcaaaataggCTCTACTCCACCGAGGTTGTGGCTctctttgaaacaaaaaataatagtcGAAAGTACCGTTACTTGAAGCGTAGGCTCGGCATGTCATGTATGTATGCTATTGAGCCTAGGGGAATTGCTGGTGGTATGTGTGTCTTTTGGAGGGATGCGAATGATTTGGTCTTGGTAAAATATGgagatttttttattgaagttctCATTGAGGATGGGGTGCGACATTTCAAATGGAGATCGGTGGTCGTGTATGCGTGTACGGATGAGCGCAAGCGAACACAACAGTTTGAGGTGTTATTGACACGTCTAGCAGGTTATACGGAACCTTGTTTGTTAATGGGGGACTTTAATGATCTCCTTTTGGATTCAGagaaagatagggagaatgataGATCCGTGGCAAGCATGCGAGCTTTTCGTAATTTTGTGGCCTATGCAAGTTTATTGGATTTGGGATTTGAAGGATACTCTTATACGTGGAGGAACATACAGGAAGAAGGTTTTATTCAGGAAAGATTGGATTGTGCTTTAGCTACGCATGATTGGGTTCAAAGTTATCAACAAGCAATAGTGAAACACATGGAGCTGGAGGGATCAGATCATGTTATGTTAGTGTTATCGACGGAGGTGAATCAACCTAGGC ATCTCATGCACAATCTTCGCAAGGTCAAGCATAGGTTAGTGACATGGCAAAAAAATGAAGGGCATAATGAACAAAAAGAGATTTGTCGTTTGAAAGAAGTACTTCGTGTTGCGTATCAACAATCGGTGTTTGATGGCAACTGGATTCTAGGGTTAGAAGAAGAGCTTACAAGGGCATTTAGAAGGGAGGAAATAGTTTGGCGTACGAAATCCTGA